TATCGAGCTACCCACCAGGTGCGCCTCTTCCAGCCAGCCCAGTTTTTCGCGATGAGGGCAATCTGTAAATATACTGGCTGTGTTGCTTTGTATGGCCCAGTCTATCAGTTTAAAGGTGCGGTTAAACAAATCGTTTGAGCACTTGAACGAGCCAATTGCCGGTGCGCTGTTTCGGGTGTGCAGGCTTTTTATATCGGTTATTACCGGCAACAGGTCGGGGTTGGGTTGTTGCGTGGGTACGGCACCTTCTACCTGTATGTATCTAAAGCCATAGTACATAAATTGCGGCGACCAGTGCTGTGTGCCTGCGCCGTTAAGGGTATAGTTAAAGTACACCGGCTGGCCAACCGGGGCTTGCAAGACCAGTCCGTTATTGTCCAGTAATTCCGCTGGGGTTATTTTAACGGTTGCACCGCTTTTGCCCTTTAAGGCAATGTAAGGTATTGCCGAGGCGTTTTGCCCCATATCATATACCCAAACGCCCGGTTTTGGCTGGCTAACCTTTACCGCGGCAAAATCATCAAAGGTTTTTAAAGGGTATTGCGTTTGCGCCTCTAACACCGGCGGGCCATCAACCGTTATGGCCTTTTGCCAATTGTGGTCGTCAAAGCCCGGCTTGTCCCACCCCTGGCGGTATAGGGTAGCGTCGTAATCCTCGCCCCCATATATGCTCGAATAGGTAACCGGGCCGGGCGTGGCTTTCCAGCTATTATCACTTATTATATTCTGCTGTGTGCCATCAGCATATTGCAGCAGCACCCTGCATATCATTTTTGGGTAGCCGTAGGCACCTTTCAGTTTGTGGTACCTATCGCCGGGTATGTAGTAAAAGCCATTACCTAACATTACCCCCAGCGCGTTTCTGCCTTTTTTTAAGCTATCGGTTATATCAAACGTAACATACTGGGCATGCTTATCATACTTTGTCCAGCCTGGGTCTAAAAAGTGGTCGCCTACCTTCGCGCCGTTCAGCCTTAGGTCAAATTGGCCCATGCCCGTAATAAATATGGTCGCTTTCTTTACCGCCTTATTTAAAACAAACTCTTTGCGCAGCAGGGGCAAAATATCCTTGCCCTTGTTCCATCTTTCGTCGGCAGGATTTTCAAGCGCGGGCACTAGGTACAACGAGTCGGGCATGCGGTTATAGGCTATCCATTGGGCACCTTTCCAATCGGCAGGGCTTAGCAGGCCCATTTGCCATTTGGCTGGCTTGCTCCAGGCAGATGCACGGCCATCGTTATCCCATACCTTAACCTTGTAGTAATAACTTTTTGCTGATGATAGCTTTACGCCCTTATAAGGCACCTGTATAGATGCACCGGACAGCACTTTTTTACTGTCCCATATATTGCCTTCATTCTTACTAAGCAACAAGGGGTCATCGGCCACCAATATGCGGTATGCCTGTTGCCTTACATTGCGTTTTACCGCGCTAAGCTGCCAGGCAAACACGGGCTGCACATTATCTATCCCTACCGGGTTAGCCTGCTCATCTACGCTGGTTTGCTTTACCGAAACCTGCGCAGATACACCTGTTACCGCCATAAGCAGCAACACCGAAAAAATAAGTTTATTGACCACCCGTATGCTTTTTTGTAGTAATAACGGCTAATTTACAAATACCTCGTCTATAAACACCCAGCCGGGTTTGCCTTTTGCAGGGTGCCATCCAGGTACCACCTTAAGAGGTTTTGCTATTAGCTTTATGCACGATACCGCCTGTTTTGTATTTAGCTTACAGGTAAGGCCAACCACACCAAACGGGTCATCCTTTTTAGGCGGGGCCACTTTTAGGTTGCCTAACAGCTTTAGGTGCTGCTCGTCTGCCCCGCCCCACACTTCAATACTTTGGGCCAAAAATATCTGGCTGCCAATATTGCGCATGGTGTTTAAGGCAACCGACTGTGCGGTAACAGGTTTTTTAAACAGCATTACTACCGCCACATCCTTTTGAGAACCTATCCATTTGCCGTTGCCAAAATTTGTGCCGCCAAGCTCTTTATCTATCAGCGTTTTTGGGCCATCGCCTTTGTACTTATCATCGGGCGGGGTGCTAAAGCGTATGCTATCGGCGGTGTAGGTATTTTTGTAGAAACTAAACTGCACGTTATCGCTGCCCAGCCAACCGGCTTTGTAGGCACGTGCCATTATGGTGGTGTTTTGGGTGAGCATAATGCCCGGTTTATACAGGGACGATTTAACGCTATCGGGCCCGGTGCCATCGGTTGTATAGCGTATTTGCACCCCCTTAATCGGGTGAGCCAATTGCAATTCGGCAGAGCCGTCAAATATAACCGAGGTGTTTTTAAGCTGCGGATTATTTAGCTTAATGGGTTTGCCATCGTCTTTAAAACCTTGTATCAGCTTAAGGCCCTTATTGGCCTTTTGTAATTGGGCCATTTGCTCGTCGTTTATGCCTGTGCCCCAAACAGCCAATTCTTTTAAGGTTTTGATGCCGCCTAATGCTTTTACAGCTCCCCCGTTGATACCGGTACCCGCCAACGACAGTGTTTTTAAATGCTTTAATCCGGTTAAAGCGCTTAAGCCATTATTGGTGACATCTGTAAAATTCAGGTTAAGATGGCGCAGGTTTTCAAACTGGGCTATGGTTTTAAGGTCGGCATCCTTTACAGGCATCTTGTTCATATCTAAAGATACCACCTGCTTTTTAAGCGGATCAAGCTCCTGCAAAACCTTTACGTTGTAGGTACTTTTATTGTAGATGTTTACCGCCAATGCCGGCGACTCCTGCGCAAGTGTATATATCACCCGGTAGTTGTTATTCAGCTTTTTGATGTCCTTTTCGTCGGCAGCGGCAAAGTCATAAGTTTCCTCTTCGCTTTCGGCAGGTTTAAGTACCGTAGCAGCCAACAAGCGTAACGAATCGGTAGCGGGCAGGTCTATCACCTTCTTTTTAATATCCGGGTGGCTTTTTACCCAAAGGTAAAGTATCAGCATTTCCTTATCGGTTAACTGCGGCTTGCCGGTGGGCGGCATATGCTTTTTATCATCCTCGGGCAAATGCACACGCTGTAGCAATAAACTAATTTCGGGTTGGCCGGGTACAAACAGCTTACCGTTTTTACCGCCTTTTAATACACCGGCTGTTGTGCTTAACAGCAGGCTGCCCTTTAGTTTATCGGGATTATGGCAGCTAATACATTTGGCTTTAAAAATAGGTTCAATTACATCTTTAAAAACAAGGGCCTTATCAATAGGCACTTTATCGTCTTCCTTTTTCAGGATAGGCCCTAAAACAAAATCTTCGCCATGGGTAAGGTCGGCACCAAAGTGCCCGGCAATTATCAGGCATAAAACAATTACAACGGCCGCCACCTTAGCTATGGCCGCGTTATACCTTACAGTATTGCGCCCAAAGTACAAGCCCGAGCCTGCAAAAACCACGCTTACGCCAAACCATTTGTGCCACTGCAGCAGGCTGCCATCGTACCCCGGCTCGCGCGATAGGAACAGCCCCATAATAACCGTAATTGCCGAAAATATTACCCCTAATACCAGCAAATAATCTGTAAAGGTTTGGTATAGCTTTTCGTTAACAAATGCGGCATTAAAACGGAAGTACTCCATCAGCATGGCCAGCATCAGTATCACAATAGGGAAATGAAGCACCAACGGGTGCATGCGGCCAAGCGGCTGCAGCCATAGCGGCACAGCCAGGCTATCGCCGGCCAGCAATAAAATGATGATGAATATGTTGAGTGCAAAAAGTACGCTATCGGCAAAACCCTTGTGGCTGGTTCTCATAAATTACAACCGTACTAATTAAACCCTTGTAAATTTATAAGGGTACACCTTGCCCGATGCCCATTGCGCTACGTATAAATTCTCGTCGTTATCCACGCATACATCATGCGGGTTTAAAAATATTTTTTCGGCTTGCGCCATTGGCTGCAAAACGCCATCGGTATATACCGGTTCGGTACCGCCTATGTTTGATACCACTTTGTTGTTTTTATCCAATATGGTGGTAAAACCGCTATTCTCGGCCGATAGTTCGGGCGAGCGCAGTACGGCGGCGTATAAATGGTCGCCTTTTATAACCGGGCGGCAAACACAGGCACCGGGCAGCTTTATAATTTCAAGCAGTTTGCCATCCATTGTAAAGCGTTTAAAGCAGTGGCGGGTGCGGTCGGTAACCAGCAGCGTTGGTGTGCCCTGGCGGCGGTCTATCACTATACCATGGGCATTATCCAAATGTTCGTCGCTTTCGCCCTTGCCGCCAAAATAGGCTATCAGCTTGCCATTTTTATCGTAATGGGTAACGTATTGCGCACCGTAACCATCGGCAATGTAAAAGTCGCCGTTGGTGTTTACCGCTACTTCGGTAGGTACAAACTCTTCGGCTTTTTTGTAAACGCCGGTTTCCAGCGGTACATCAATGGTCATTAGTATTTTACCATCAATAGTGGTTTTATATACCTGGTGCTTTACGGTATCGGTTATAAACAAAACATCGGTACCATTCTCGTTAAACAAGGTTAACCCATGTGCCCCCGGGAACTCAGTACCCCAGGTATCCAGCAGCTTGCCCGATTTATTGTAGATAAGCACATTGTTTTTTGTCTCGTTGGTTAACAGCAATATGCGGCCTTTGGCATCCTGCACCATCTCGTGACAATCGTTAACCGGATTTTTTTGCGAATCGGCTTTGCTCCAATCCTTATCCATACGGTAACGCATGTTACCATGGCCGTAAACCGGACCTTCATTTTTTGCCAGCATATCCTTAGCGATAAAAAAACTACCCGATACAAGCGCGGTTTGTTTAATAAATGATCTTCTTTCCATTATTGGTAAATTCTAAATGCTAAACGCTAAATTCTAAAATCTAAAGCCTAAATTCTAAACTCTAAAACCTAAATTTTAAAATCCAAACTCTAAACTCTAATATCTAATCTCTAATCTCTAACCTCTATGTTATTATCCCCTTTACCACGTTGCCGGCAACATCTGTTAAACGGTATCTGCGGCCCAGGCTTTTGTAGGTTAGTTTTTTATGGTCGATACCTAACTGGTTCAGTATAGTGGCATGAAAATCGTGTACGTGCACCGGGTCCTTCACAATGTTATACCCAAACTCGTCCGATTCGCCATATACTATACCGGGTTTTATACCGCCGCCGGCCATCCATATGCTAAAGCAGCGCGGGTGGTGGTCGCGACCATAGTTGGCTTTTTCTAACTTGCCCTGGCTGTAGTTGGTACGGCCAAATTCGCCGCCCCATATTACCAGCGTTTCATCAAGCAGGCCGCGTTGCTTAAGGTCGGTAACTAATGCTGCCGACGCCTGGTCAACATCTTTTGCCTGACCGGCCATTTCCTGCGGCAGGTTACCATGCTGATCCCAGCCCTGGTGGTACAACTGCACAAACCTTACCCCGTTTTCGGATAGTTTACGGGCCAGCAGGCAGTTGGCGGCGTAAGTACCGGGCACCAAACAATCGGGCCCATACATTTTTATGATATTGTCCGATTCTTTTGAAACATCCATAATATCGGGAACGGCGGTTTGCATGCGGTAGGCCATTTCGTACTGCTGCACTTTGGCGTTTATTTCGGGGTCGCCAAATTCCTTATAGCTGATATCGTTAAGGGCGGCAATATTATCCAGCATTTTTCGGCGTTCGTGGCGGTCTAAACCGTTAGGATCTTTTAAGTATAGTATAGGGTCTTCGCTGCTGCTAAATTGCACCCCCTGGTGTATAGAATCTAAAAAGCCATTGCTCCACAGTTTAGAGTATACGCCCTGCCCGTTACCTTTCCCTTTTGATAGTAATACGGTAAAAGCCGGTAAATTCTTATTCTCGCTACCTAAACCATAACTCACCCAGGAGCCCATGCTGGGCCTGTTGCCCTGCTGCGCGCCGGTTTGGAAGAATGTTAAAGCCGGGTCGTGGTTAATAGCATCAGTATTCATGGTGCGGATGATACAGATATCATCGGCTATTTTACCAATGTGCGGAAAGAGGTCGCTTACCCAGGCACCCGATTCGCCGTACTGCTTAAAATCGTAAAACGAACCTACCAGCGGGAACGATGCCTGCTTGGCGGTCATCCCGGTAAGTATCTGGTTACCCCTTACCGATGCAGGCAGCTCCTGCCCCATCATTTCGCGCAGTTTGGGCTTATAATCAAAGGCTTCTAACTGCGATGGCGCACCATCCTGAAAAAGATAGATGACCCTTTTAGCCTTTGGCGCGAAATTGGGTATGCCCGGTATAAAATCAGCCTCGCTTTCGCCGCCTCCGCTAAACAGATCAGGTATAAGCAACGAACCTAATGCCGCGCTGCCAATACCCAGGCTAAGCCTCGACAAAAATCGGCGGCGGTTGATATTAAGGCCGTGCTCTAAAAAATTCTTGTCCATAGCTATCAGGTTTTAGTTATCGCTTCTTCTAAATTATACAAGGTATCTACCACTTTCATCATGGCAGCAAGGGTTATCTTATTCATGTTAAGCGGCACAGGGTATTCGCCCACGCTTAACAAGTTATTTGCATCCTTTTGGCTTATAGATCGTTGCTCACTGTTGTAATAATCGGTTAAAAGCGCCAGTTCGCGCTCGTTGGGCTTGCGGCACAACACCAGGCGGAACGCTTTTATAATTTTATCTTTGGTTTGGCTGTTATCCTGCAATAATTTGGCCGCCAGCACACGGGATGCCTCTAAAACGGTAGGGTCGTTTAGCATTACAAGCGCCTGCAGCGGGGTGTTGGTGCGCAGGCGTTTTACTTCGCACTGGTCGCGGTTACTGGCATCAAAAATACCTAATGATGCAGGCGGAACCGTGCGCTTAATTAAGGTATACATGCCACGACGGTATAAATTTGGCCCGTGTACCTGCTTATAATTAGCCAATATACCCCGGCCCGATGTTGCGGTTTCCCAAAGGCCGGGTGGTTGGTAAGGGTTTACACTTGGGCCGCCAATGGTACGCGTTAGCAAGCCACTGCTTGCCAAAACCATATCGCGCACAAACTCGGCGGGTAAGCGGTAGCGCGGCCCGCGTGCCAGGTATGTATTTTCAGGGTCGGTTTTTAATGCTTTAGCCGTTATTGCCGCCGACTGCCTATAAGTTGCCGACATTACAATTTGCTTTACCAGGCGTTTCATATCCCAACCATGGTTCATAAAATCAACTGCCAGCCAGTCCAGCAGTTCGGGGTGGGTAGGCAGGTCACCCTGCATGCCAAAATCGCCCGAGCTTTTTACTATGCCCTTGCCAAAAAACTCCTGCCAGGTTTGGTTAACAAATACACGCGCGGTAAGTGGGTTCTTTTTATCAAACATCCACTCGGCAAGGCCCAGCCTGTTTTTAGGCAATTTGGCATCAAAGGGTAATATAGATTTTGGCGTACCGGGCTGCACTTCGTCGCCATGGGTATCGTAATTGCCGCGTTTTAAGATGTATGACTTACGCACCACCTCGCTATCGCCCATAATAGATACAATGAGTTTGCCGGTATCCTGCTTATTAATAAACTTTAACACGCTTTTAACGTCGGCATTGGTTATTTGCATCATGGGCCTTTTAGCAAAGGTTTCGGGCCCACCAACGGTTGATTGCAGACCCGCTTCTTTCACACTGTTAAAAAACGAAAACACCTGATAGTACTCCTTTTGTGAAAAGGGATCGTACTTATGGTCGTGGCAATGGGCGCACTCCAGTGTAATGCCCAACATGGCCTTGCCAAAGGTATTGGTACGGTCGGTAACGTAGCTTACGCGGTACTCCTCGTCAATCACGCCGCCTTCTTCGGTTATTTTGTGGTTGCGGTTAAAGCCTGTGGCTAATAACTGCTCTTTGGTAGCGTTGGGCATCAAATCGCCGGCCAGTTGCCAGGTAATAAATTTATCGTAAGGTAAGTTGGTGTTAAAGGCATGTATAACCCAATCTCTCCAAGGCCATTGGGTTCGGTAGTTATCGTCCTGGTACCCATGCGAATCGGCATAGCGGGCAACATCCAGCCAGTGCAGTGCCATTTTTTCGCCATAAGCAGGGTTAGCCATTAACTGGTTAACCACTTTTTCGTAAGCATTAGCGCTTTTATCGGCCATAAAGCTGTCCATCAGCTTAAGGCTTGGCGGCAGGCCGGTAAGGTCTAAACTTATGCGTTTAAGCAAACGCTCTTTATCTGCTTCGGGGCTGGGTTCCAAACCTTTTTGCTCCATTTTTTGCAGTACAAAATTGTCGATGGGGTTTTTAGGCCATTCCTTGTTATCAACCTGTGGTACAGGCTGTGGCTTTGGCGCGGCAAAGGCCCAGTGTTTTTCGTACTTAGCGCCTTGCTTTATCCATTTTTTTATGATCTCGACCTCGTATGGGTTTAGGCTTTTCAGGTTTGATGATATAGGAGGCATTTGCTCCGAGGTATCTTTGGTAGATATGCGGCGATACACTTCAGACATCATTGGGTCGCCGGGTACCAGGGCATGCGCAGTGGGGTTATCCTTTAAGGCTTTATAGGCACTTTCGGGGATATCCAGCCTTAGGTCGGCCTCGCGGTGGCCTGCGTCTGGCCCATGGCATTTATAACACTTGTCTGACAGAATGGGTCGCACATTAAAGTTGTAGCTAATCTTATCAGGCACTTCTTCTTCCCCATCTGCGCCCGATACCGAACGATGGCAAGCCGAAAGGCTATATAAAACACAGCCTATGCAAACCAGCCACATATAATATAACTTTCGAGACATATAAACAGATTAGCTAAAAGGTACTTAAGTGTATAATTAGTTTAAAATTATAAAAAAATAAGTGTGATTAAAACAATTAAAGCCTGCCGCTTAAATAAAAATAAGCTAACAGGCTTTAACAGCTAATTATATACAAAAATGTTACACGTTGTAAAAGTTAAACTTACCGCATACATTACAATCGGTAGATTCCATTGATGTGGGTACTACTCCGCAGCCCGAGCATGCCTTTTGGTACTGACGCAACGCATAACGCATACCGCGCCTAAGCTCTTTATCGGTAAGCGGGTATTTATCGTCCTGGTCTTCGCGGGCGCGGCTCTTGTAAATCAGTATCTCAAAATCGTGGGTGTTGTCCTTCATTTCGGGATGCGGGAATTTGGCCAGGTGGGTAAACTGGTCGTACAGTTGCCTGTTGCTTATAGCGCTCTCGAGGTAATAGTTACGCTTATCATCCCATTTATATATTAATGCCAGGGCCGATAGTATTAATTGCACCAGGGCAACAGGGGCCAGCAACTGCAAATACAGCTTAGCAAATGTGCCTGTATAACTGTATGATATTACTAAACCCGCAACCATCACCGGCACCAAAAAACCCAGTAAGGTAATAGCTTGTATGTATTTTTCTTTATTGCGTGCCCTTATGGCGTACAAATAGTAAGTAGCGTATAATTGAAAAGCCGACTCGTGAGATGAGCGCTGCAATTCTTCCTGGGTATAGTTCATGAATATTATTAATAAGGTTTAAGTAAACATATATATAAAAACATATATGTCAAAAAATACCCTTAAAATAAGTGCTTCATCCTATACAATTAACTAAAAAGCTAATACGTGGTTTAAATTATATTTTATAAAGTAAATTTCACTAAATGTGATACAAGCTATTTGTTCTGACGGTATATTTATACTAATTGTAACATGCTTTAATTAAATATTAAAAAAATATTCCCAAAAAGAATAACCCTGTTATAATTAACAACGTATACATAAACTAAATGCTCAATTGTATATAATGAAAAGATGGCTGGCGCGGTATGAGCATTTGATAAAAGGCAAACTTTTACCCCATTTAAATGATGCCGAAACAGAATTAGATTACTGGAAAGACCAGCTATTTTTAAACTTTTTAATTTATTGCCTACCCCTAAGTTTAATAGCGGCCGTGCCGGGTATATACCTATCTTTTAGGGATGGTTTAATAGCCGTTGGTATTACTGATATATTAAGCGTGCTGCTGTTGGTGTTCATCACTTTTTCTAATAAGCTATCTTTAAAAAAACGTAAGGTTTTAATTACAGCTTTGTTTTATGTATTGGCGGTGGTTTTAATTAATAACCTGGGGTATGTGGGGCCGGGTATTTTTTATTTGTTTGCCATCACTATCATCATCAGCCTCATATCGCCTGTTTTATATGCCTACCGGTCTATATTAACCAACATTGCCATATTAATATGCTTTTACTTTGTAATAGAGTACAGGCTTTTTAACAGCATGCTAATAAAGCAATACAGCGGCGCTGCGTGGCTGGCATTCAGTTCAAACCTGGTATTTTTAAGCCTGGTATTTGTAGCCCTTATCAATAAAATATTTAAAAGCCTGCAAATAACTATCATCAACAAAAGCAACCTGCAGGAGCGTTATAAAAATATTTTTGATAAAAGCCCACTGCCCATGTGGCTTTTTGATACCGAAACTTTATACTTTTTGGATGTTAACGATGCCGCCGTAAGGCATTACGGCTATAGCAAAAGCGAATTTTTAGCCATGACCATTAGGGATATACGGCCTACCGAACAAGTTGCCAGTGTAGAGGATCTGGTGAAAAAAAATAAGGAGTTAAATATATTTTTTGACGGGCACTCGCAACATATAAAAAAGAACGGCGACTATATATATGTAAAAATTGAAAGTAACCCATTGCATTTGGATGGCCGCGACATACGCCTGGTGTTAGCTACCGATATAACCGATAGCCTTGCCGACGAACTGGAGATTTTTAATGCCAACTTAAAAATAAAAGAATCGGAAACTAACCTGAAAGCCATTTTTGAAAGTTCGACCGATGGTTTTGTTTTATTAGACCCTGCCTGCCGTATTAAGCTATTCAACTCAAAGGCACAGGAGTTTATGACCTTTAATAAAGAGCTTACGGAGTTTGAAACGGGCAAAATAATTTTCGACTTTGTAGAGCCTTCACGCAGGCCGTATTTTCATAACCTGATTAACAGGGTTTATAATGGCGAGATTATAGATTATGACCGCAAGCACCGGAAAACAAACGAATTGGTATATTGGATACGTTATACCCTAACGCCTGTTTACAGCGATGGTAAGGTAACCGGCGTTTGTATTACCGGGCGCGATGTTACTGCACGTAAAATTTATTTAAAAACGGTTGAAGACCAAAACAAAATATTCCGCGAGATATCCTGGATGCAATCGCACATGGTAAGGGCGCCTTTGGCGCGTATAATGGGCCTCATTACCCTGTTTAAAAATGCCACCAGCGAAACTGAGAAAGACGAGATATTTAATTATTTAACCATATCTACCAACGAGTTAGATGATATTATCAGGCAGATAAGCCATAAATCTAACGACGTTATAGAAAAACAGCCCGTTTTTGAAGATGTAGCCGGTGTAAAAAAAGCTTCCTGATAAGGCCTCCTCAATAATTATTTACACATATTTGCGCATACGTTTTACAGCATGCAAAATATCAAAAACATCATTTTCGATTACGGCAACGTTATATTTAATATTGATTTCCGCAAGGCGCAGCAAGCGTTTGAGCAACTTGGCATAAGCAATGCCGCCGAGTTTTACGGCCACCGCCAGCAGGACCCTATATTTGACAAATTTGACCGCGGCGAAGTAATGGGCCCCGAATTTATAGCCTACATCAAACAAAAAATAGGTAATCCCGCCATTACCGACCAGCAAATTACCGATGCCTGGAACAGCCTGCTTTTAGGCATACCAGAAGGGAACCACGAGCTTTTATTGAAGCTTAAAGCCAAATACCGTACTTTTTTACTGAGCAATATCAACGATATACACTACCAGTACATTATGAAGTACCTGAAGGAAGAATTTGGTTTTGATGATAACGAGCATTTGTTCGAGAAAACATACTACTCGCACCTGGTGGGCAAGCGCAAACCCGAACTGCACATTTTTGAGCAGGTGTTAAATGAGAACAACCTAAAGCCCGAAGAAACCCTGTTTATTGATGATAGCCCACAACATTTAGAGGGTGCCACACAATTAGGTATCCAAACTTTTTTGATGACTGCACCCGATACGCTGCAAAAATTTGCTAAGCGCGAACATTTAGTTTAATTACTTGCTCCTGCGTTTCTTTTCTTTTACTATCAAGCTAAGCTCACGGCTCATTTGGCCTGCAATAGCCGTATTCTCTTGTGCCCTGCGGAACAGGTAAGGCAACACTGCTTTTATTGGGCCATAAGGTACATACTTGGCTACATTGTAGTTAGCGTTAGCCAGGTTAAAGCTTAGGTTATCGCTCATGCCCAGCAATTGCGAAAAGTATACATGCGGGTTTTTGTGGTCTATTTTCTTGTCATTCAGCAAGTCGGCAAGCAGGCGGCAGCTATCTTCGTTATGTGTGCCAGCAACAAAGGCTAAATCTTTTACGCTATCGGCACAAAATACCAAAGCATCGTTGTAATCGCGGTCGGTAGCGGCCTTATCGGGTTGTATGGGCGATGGGTAGCCACGCTCTTCGGCGCGTTTGCGTTCTTTCTCCATATAAGCGCCCCTTACAATTTTGGCCCCTAAAATAAAGCCCTCGGTGGTTGCTATAGTATGGTCGGCCACCAGCGATGCCAGTTTATCGTGGCGGTAAAGCTGGTAGGTGTTATATACTATGCACTTTTCTTTATTAAAAAAGCGCATCATGTTTAATGCAAGGTCATCAATTGTTTTTTGTATCCAGCTTTCTTCCGCATCTATCATCACAGGTACACCTACAGAATGAGCCATTTCGCAAATAGCCAATACCCTATCCTGCGCGGTTTGCCATTCCAGCTGCTCATCAACGCTTAGTTTTAAGCCTTCGTCTAATTTTTCCAATAAGGCAAAACGGCTAACACCTGTTACCTTAAATACGGTAAGCGGCACCGCTTTATCCTTAGCGGCACGCTCAATAGTGCGGATGATCTCGTCGCGGGTGTTATCAAATACGGTCTCATCGTCCTCGCCCTCAATCGAGTAATCTAAAATAGTACCTACACTGCCGTCGGCCAGGTTTTTTATAGTTTTATTACACTCGGCAATGGTTTCGCCGCCGCAAAAATGTTTAAATATGGTGGCCTTTATCAGTCCCTTAATAGGCAAACCTACTTTTACAGCGAAGTTGGTTATTGGCGGGCCTATTTTTACTAAAAAGTTAACGTTTATTACCTTAAACAGCCAGTAGGCGCGGTTAAGGTCGGTATTGGATGAATGGCGGAAAGCGATCTCGGTATTTTCGAAGGATAATTTGTCGTTCGGACTCATGTATTTATTGTTCTGTTTGAGCATGTAGTGCTATGACTATTAACTCCATGAAGTTTGCAAAATTATAAAATGATAACTCATTATTGCACGAATAGTTTATTTTTGCCACCCATGATCGAATTTAAGGTAAACGGCGACTATATACAGATGAT
This portion of the Inquilinus sp. KBS0705 genome encodes:
- a CDS encoding cytochrome C, with product MRTSHKGFADSVLFALNIFIIILLLAGDSLAVPLWLQPLGRMHPLVLHFPIVILMLAMLMEYFRFNAAFVNEKLYQTFTDYLLVLGVIFSAITVIMGLFLSREPGYDGSLLQWHKWFGVSVVFAGSGLYFGRNTVRYNAAIAKVAAVVIVLCLIIAGHFGADLTHGEDFVLGPILKKEDDKVPIDKALVFKDVIEPIFKAKCISCHNPDKLKGSLLLSTTAGVLKGGKNGKLFVPGQPEISLLLQRVHLPEDDKKHMPPTGKPQLTDKEMLILYLWVKSHPDIKKKVIDLPATDSLRLLAATVLKPAESEEETYDFAAADEKDIKKLNNNYRVIYTLAQESPALAVNIYNKSTYNVKVLQELDPLKKQVVSLDMNKMPVKDADLKTIAQFENLRHLNLNFTDVTNNGLSALTGLKHLKTLSLAGTGINGGAVKALGGIKTLKELAVWGTGINDEQMAQLQKANKGLKLIQGFKDDGKPIKLNNPQLKNTSVIFDGSAELQLAHPIKGVQIRYTTDGTGPDSVKSSLYKPGIMLTQNTTIMARAYKAGWLGSDNVQFSFYKNTYTADSIRFSTPPDDKYKGDGPKTLIDKELGGTNFGNGKWIGSQKDVAVVMLFKKPVTAQSVALNTMRNIGSQIFLAQSIEVWGGADEQHLKLLGNLKVAPPKKDDPFGVVGLTCKLNTKQAVSCIKLIAKPLKVVPGWHPAKGKPGWVFIDEVFVN
- a CDS encoding Bacterial alpha-L-rhamnosidase; the encoded protein is MAVTGVSAQVSVKQTSVDEQANPVGIDNVQPVFAWQLSAVKRNVRQQAYRILVADDPLLLSKNEGNIWDSKKVLSGASIQVPYKGVKLSSAKSYYYKVKVWDNDGRASAWSKPAKWQMGLLSPADWKGAQWIAYNRMPDSLYLVPALENPADERWNKGKDILPLLRKEFVLNKAVKKATIFITGMGQFDLRLNGAKVGDHFLDPGWTKYDKHAQYVTFDITDSLKKGRNALGVMLGNGFYYIPGDRYHKLKGAYGYPKMICRVLLQYADGTQQNIISDNSWKATPGPVTYSSIYGGEDYDATLYRQGWDKPGFDDHNWQKAITVDGPPVLEAQTQYPLKTFDDFAAVKVSQPKPGVWVYDMGQNASAIPYIALKGKSGATVKITPAELLDNNGLVLQAPVGQPVYFNYTLNGAGTQHWSPQFMYYGFRYIQVEGAVPTQQPNPDLLPVITDIKSLHTRNSAPAIGSFKCSNDLFNRTFKLIDWAIQSNTASIFTDCPHREKLGWLEEAHLVGSSIRYNYDIATLCRKVVKDMMVAQTPDGLIPDIAPEYVQFQSGFRDSPEWGSNGIIMPWYLYQWYGDKQILAQSYDMMTRYVAYLEKRGDKHILNFGLGDWYDIGPKDPGESQLTPKGLTATAIYYYDLTLLTKIAGILGKADDSQKYAALAAEVKQAFNNKFYNSQTNQYGSGSQTANAMAVYMGLVSGGDKPKVVDNIIKDIRLHNNGITAGDIGYRYLLRVLDDAGRSDVIFDMNSRSDVPGYGYQLAQGATALTESWQGNRISSNNHFMLGHLMEWFYSGLGGIRPGADGLAFKSIIIRPEVVGDVKYASVSHRSPYGIISNSWEKAGTGFSMHTVIPDNTTAVIYLPANKQSRITEGGKTLSNRTGLKVLGYENDKLLIQAGSGSYSFVVK
- a CDS encoding 6-bladed beta-propeller translates to MERRSFIKQTALVSGSFFIAKDMLAKNEGPVYGHGNMRYRMDKDWSKADSQKNPVNDCHEMVQDAKGRILLLTNETKNNVLIYNKSGKLLDTWGTEFPGAHGLTLFNENGTDVLFITDTVKHQVYKTTIDGKILMTIDVPLETGVYKKAEEFVPTEVAVNTNGDFYIADGYGAQYVTHYDKNGKLIAYFGGKGESDEHLDNAHGIVIDRRQGTPTLLVTDRTRHCFKRFTMDGKLLEIIKLPGACVCRPVIKGDHLYAAVLRSPELSAENSGFTTILDKNNKVVSNIGGTEPVYTDGVLQPMAQAEKIFLNPHDVCVDNDENLYVAQWASGKVYPYKFTRV
- a CDS encoding DUF1501 domain-containing protein, which encodes MDKNFLEHGLNINRRRFLSRLSLGIGSAALGSLLIPDLFSGGGESEADFIPGIPNFAPKAKRVIYLFQDGAPSQLEAFDYKPKLREMMGQELPASVRGNQILTGMTAKQASFPLVGSFYDFKQYGESGAWVSDLFPHIGKIADDICIIRTMNTDAINHDPALTFFQTGAQQGNRPSMGSWVSYGLGSENKNLPAFTVLLSKGKGNGQGVYSKLWSNGFLDSIHQGVQFSSSEDPILYLKDPNGLDRHERRKMLDNIAALNDISYKEFGDPEINAKVQQYEMAYRMQTAVPDIMDVSKESDNIIKMYGPDCLVPGTYAANCLLARKLSENGVRFVQLYHQGWDQHGNLPQEMAGQAKDVDQASAALVTDLKQRGLLDETLVIWGGEFGRTNYSQGKLEKANYGRDHHPRCFSIWMAGGGIKPGIVYGESDEFGYNIVKDPVHVHDFHATILNQLGIDHKKLTYKSLGRRYRLTDVAGNVVKGIIT